One Candidatus Cardinium hertigii DNA window includes the following coding sequences:
- the leuS gene encoding leucine--tRNA ligase has product MLQKKFNNCAKKKLAMRAYNFTLIEEKWQSIWQKQQETIPHEPSHYARKYYVLNMFPYPSGSGLHIGHYTGYVASDIIARYYKHKGYHVMNPMGFDSFGLPAEQYAIQTGQHPAITTEKNISKYKRQFRQMGLDFDWDRQINTSEPTYYKWTQWIFLQLFNAWYNNTTQKAEPIETLLQAFTSNGNHTVEAACDEDTPLFSAQEWNAFTASEQQAKLLHYRLAYLKYSMVNWCETLGTVLANEEVKNGFSEIGGYPVTRKKMKQWSLRMTAYAERLLEDLSSLDWPLPTKEMQRNWIGRSEGAEITFNVQGASNQTIKVFTTRPETIFGACFIALAPEHPFTSFIANTTGDTLLIDYIHKARNQSDRNRLAAPTSLSGMFLSAYAIHPFTGARLPIWVADYVLPNYGTAAIMGVPAHSRQDYLFAQSFKLPSLPVIKSDNPLESEPYEGTEGKLINASFLNGLSVPMAFASIIQELVRKKIGKYKINYKVRDPIFSRQRYWGEPFPIYYKEDGLPYALSEDQLPLVLPEVSSYQPNKSGEPPLSNALNWTTPEGYPLELTTMPGWAGSSWYFLRYMDAYNANDLVSKAEEEYWSPVDCYIGGAEHATAHLLYARFWTKVLYDLGHIRRKEPFDKLFHQGMILNLSALAYRIKDKNEFVSFHLKESYDVVGIHVPIKFVYNHILDIEALKKWRPEFADATFILEDGKYICGSKMEKMSKSKHNVVNQERVIAQYGADALRLYLMFLGPLEESKPWDLAGIEGCSRFLHKVWRFVHYAQDSWTTTECINAKEITKTMHQTIQKVTEAIQRYSFNTAISSLMICLNKLSAHKKVEKSIVENFILLLEPFAPYIATELWESIGKEEVIKTFPFPDWDKDSLVETNYAYPVAINGKIRTKIIFDCPTPDTIIERAVLMDAVIQKWLSGKTVKKVIIIPRKMINIVT; this is encoded by the coding sequence ATGCTTCAAAAGAAGTTTAATAATTGTGCCAAGAAAAAATTAGCTATGCGGGCTTATAATTTTACTTTAATAGAAGAAAAGTGGCAAAGTATATGGCAAAAACAGCAAGAAACCATACCACATGAGCCTTCCCACTATGCACGCAAGTATTATGTCTTAAACATGTTTCCTTACCCTTCAGGATCTGGACTTCATATTGGGCATTATACCGGTTATGTAGCTTCAGATATCATAGCCCGTTACTATAAACATAAGGGGTATCATGTTATGAATCCCATGGGGTTTGATTCCTTTGGTCTTCCTGCTGAGCAATATGCCATTCAAACAGGGCAACATCCTGCCATTACTACAGAAAAGAATATAAGCAAATACAAAAGGCAGTTCCGACAAATGGGCCTAGATTTTGATTGGGATAGACAAATAAATACCAGTGAACCAACTTATTATAAATGGACACAGTGGATATTTTTACAACTATTCAACGCTTGGTATAATAATACCACGCAAAAAGCTGAGCCTATAGAAACTTTGCTACAAGCTTTTACAAGCAATGGTAATCATACTGTAGAAGCTGCTTGTGATGAAGATACGCCTCTTTTCTCAGCTCAAGAGTGGAATGCTTTTACAGCATCAGAACAACAAGCAAAATTATTGCACTATCGGTTGGCTTACTTGAAGTATAGCATGGTAAATTGGTGCGAGACATTGGGAACTGTTCTAGCCAATGAAGAGGTAAAAAATGGGTTTTCTGAAATAGGAGGTTACCCCGTTACCAGAAAGAAAATGAAACAGTGGAGTTTACGAATGACTGCTTATGCAGAGCGGCTCCTGGAAGATTTAAGCAGCCTAGATTGGCCTCTTCCCACTAAAGAAATGCAACGCAATTGGATTGGTCGTTCTGAAGGGGCAGAAATTACTTTTAATGTACAAGGAGCATCCAATCAAACCATTAAAGTATTTACTACACGACCTGAAACCATTTTTGGAGCCTGTTTTATTGCACTAGCGCCTGAACATCCTTTTACAAGCTTTATAGCCAATACAACAGGAGATACCCTACTTATCGATTATATCCATAAAGCTAGAAATCAATCCGATCGAAACCGACTAGCAGCCCCCACCTCTTTAAGTGGTATGTTTCTGTCCGCTTATGCGATTCATCCATTTACAGGAGCTAGGCTCCCCATATGGGTAGCAGATTATGTACTCCCTAACTATGGAACTGCTGCTATAATGGGTGTTCCTGCACATAGCAGACAAGATTATCTTTTTGCACAATCTTTTAAGTTGCCATCCCTACCTGTTATAAAAAGTGATAACCCACTAGAAAGTGAGCCTTATGAAGGAACAGAGGGTAAATTGATTAACGCTAGTTTCTTAAATGGGCTATCTGTTCCAATGGCTTTTGCAAGCATTATACAGGAACTTGTAAGAAAGAAAATAGGAAAATATAAGATCAATTATAAAGTTCGTGATCCTATTTTTAGTAGACAGCGCTACTGGGGAGAACCTTTTCCAATATATTACAAGGAAGATGGATTGCCTTATGCACTTTCGGAAGATCAATTACCATTGGTTTTACCAGAAGTAAGTAGTTATCAGCCTAATAAATCTGGAGAACCACCCTTAAGCAATGCTTTAAACTGGACCACACCAGAAGGATATCCTTTAGAGCTAACAACCATGCCAGGGTGGGCAGGGTCTAGTTGGTATTTCTTGCGTTATATGGATGCCTATAATGCAAATGATCTTGTAAGTAAAGCAGAAGAGGAATATTGGAGCCCTGTAGATTGCTATATAGGTGGCGCAGAGCATGCAACAGCTCATCTGCTTTATGCACGTTTCTGGACCAAAGTACTCTATGATTTGGGACATATTCGTAGGAAGGAGCCATTCGACAAATTATTTCATCAGGGCATGATTCTGAATTTATCTGCATTGGCTTATAGGATAAAAGATAAAAATGAATTTGTAAGCTTTCATTTAAAAGAGTCCTATGATGTAGTTGGTATCCATGTCCCTATAAAGTTCGTATACAATCATATTTTGGACATTGAAGCATTAAAAAAATGGCGTCCTGAGTTTGCAGATGCTACTTTCATTTTGGAAGACGGTAAATATATATGTGGTAGTAAGATGGAAAAAATGTCCAAATCTAAACACAATGTAGTCAATCAGGAGCGTGTTATTGCCCAATATGGAGCAGATGCTTTACGACTTTATTTGATGTTTTTGGGACCGTTAGAAGAATCAAAACCATGGGATTTGGCTGGGATAGAAGGATGTAGTCGATTTCTCCATAAAGTATGGCGTTTTGTACACTATGCACAAGATAGTTGGACTACTACTGAGTGTATCAATGCTAAGGAGATAACTAAAACCATGCATCAAACTATTCAAAAAGTAACTGAAGCCATTCAGAGGTACTCATTCAATACGGCTATAAGTAGTTTAATGATTTGTTTGAATAAGCTGTCCGCACACAAAAAAGTAGAAAAATCTATTGTAGAAAATTTTATTTTACTTTTGGAGCCTTTTGCGCCTTATATTGCTACTGAGTTATGGGAAAGTATTGGAAAAGAAGAAGTTATTAAAACATTTCCCTTTCCAGATTGGGATAAGGATTCTTTAGTAGAAACAAATTATGCC